A window from Toxoplasma gondii ME49 chromosome IX, whole genome shotgun sequence encodes these proteins:
- a CDS encoding hypothetical protein (encoded by transcript TGME49_291940~Predicted trans-membrane domain (TMHMM2.0):329-349:353-376:382-405:408-431:487-510:735-758:764-787:858-881): MPQSRRRKSQRGLPGRGRATPQNIGNLRFLSSVDTTPAAKEEFPLTPTPPFAHPSLKHPPRISQTASTAVDDASASQEGSPILPTFSPSSTDSSVAPFPSQAGSPSPRSTSPCAVDCENVRRRVQTPESRSDSCWKNRDIQPDDNAHSTWTLSPSSLPSPATVLLSCGAVVLTWLQDPILSLVASAVTAAAPSLSVSGASDADLAAGIDREATSRNVAVASVGVSGQLCDGLAALTIGIGITTAVLCSSASKKEESCPTKAGSETSTRSPTRSLLSDPPKGFMSVPGSPRSGNGSATAKLGVRKHGGDFEAGEKTASVQSPHARTDNLDLVCLRTCIVGVWISAYTGALLSLLLWLTMSSLLAFFFSASSSHLLLFLTRKCISLRLLSLPFSIISLTAKAALLALRDPLPPVISAVAAAASIPLLLTASFFSHYMCSFGDTASSFLSSAETSELPVSLSLEEALRPSEGAFQNGLTPAEVADYHRIRCIVVAVVFTQIIVALVLLVRLFQRTLALVRSQRDRGMERSGEEAVKNTTSLEKGEWVNETNQVLHPNLEGGKETVCRKGRDERSLLVALLQLPTNSELLEFSPFLASCLVQSTVRVVLYSTMMKVSASWGVKALAAYQVASSVYTVHGLPCEALTQVTQSIIRNAESLVSETSWPTSGEATSAGGSPEPTRENEGRDRSCFVSEKSPATQSILCGGESPVCGIKHTPQDLIARRASVMRHVHRRLLRTAGWMGLGAAVSAACVGFSFCLRLQSSSRGLAATLLGLCLASTPALALVPVTAALEGLLLHAKRLRTIACAYLVSLPLPLLLLLHSHVSNSGEDSHAPSAADKLPGIPGESDAGDAYNDTPVYGVAIVWLLPLVYNLGRAGVYGLAWCRARYEAEVAEKDCLAVQHSKGDALC, encoded by the exons ATGCCTCAGTCGAGGCGACGAAAGTCGCAACGGGGGTTGCCAGGTCGCGGTAGAGCAACCCCCCAAAACATAGGTAACCTCCGATTTCTGTCTAGCGTGGATACAACGCCCGCGGCCAAGGAAGAGTTCCCGTTAACACCAACACCCCCTTTCGCCCATCCATCGCTGAAGCATCCGCCACGTATCTCTCAGACAGCGTCTACTGCTGTTGATGACGCGAGTGCTTCTCAGGAGGGAAGTCCAATATTGCCtactttctctccttcgtccaCTGACTCTTCTGTTGCGCCTTTTCCTAGTCAAGCAGggtctccgtctccacgGTCAACTTCTCCCTGCGCTGTCGATTGTGAAAACGTCCGAAGACGTGTGCAGACACCGGAATCTCGCAGTGATTCCTGCTGGAAGAATCGGGACATCCAACCGGACGACAACGCCCACTCAACATGGACCTTGTCTCCCAGCAGTCTCCCGAGTCCTGCCACAGTTCTCCTGTCTTGCGGCGCGGTGGTACTCACATGGCTGCAAGATCCCATCCTGTCTCTTGTCGCCTCGGCCGTCACTGCAGCTGccccgtctctgtctgtttccgGAGCTTCCGACGCAGACCTTGCAGCTGGAATAGACAGAGAAGCTACGAGTCGAAATGTGGCAGTGGCGTCGGTCGGGGTAAGTGGCCAGCTTTGCGATGGGCTGGCTGCTTTGACCATCGGCATTGGTATTACAACGGCGGTTTTGTGTTCGTCAGcctcgaaaaaagaagaatcTTGCCCGACAAAGGCCGGGAGCGAGACCTCTACTCGGAGCCCGACCAGGTCACTTCTTTCTGATCCACCAAAGGGTTTTATGTCTGTTCCAGGCTCACCGCGCTCGGGAAATGGGAGCGCAACGGCCAAGCTTGGGGTCAGAAAACACGGCGGTGACTTtgaagcgggagagaaaacggcgtCCGTTCAAAGCCCGCATGCGAGGACTGACAACCTAGACCTCGTCTGCCTCCGAACATGCATTGTAGGCGTGTGGATAAGTG caTACACCGGAGCACTTCTGAGTTTGCTCCTCTGGTTGACAATGAGCTCGTTGCtagcttttttcttttcggcgtcttcgtcccatcttcttctctttcttacACGCAAGTGCATTTCGCTGCGGTTGCTCTCACTTCCATTCTCGATTATTTCTCTCACGGCAAAAGCCGCTCTGCTGGCCCTGCGGGACCCCCTTCCTCCTGTCATCTCTGCGGTTGCTGCAGCTGCCTCCATCCCTCTTCTGCTAACtgcgagtttcttctctcattACATGTGCTCTTTCGGCGACACCGCGtcgtcctttctttcctcagcGGAGACGAGCGAACTGCCTGTTTCCCTGTCGTTAGAGGAGGCTTTGCGACCCTCTGAAGGAGCGTTCCAGAACGGCCTGACTCCAGCGGAAGTGGCGGATTACCACAGGATCCGGTGCATTGTCGTGGCTGTGGTTTTTACTCAAATAATCGTGGCGCTTGTTCTTCTCGTGCGTCTTTTTCAACGGACGCTGGCCCTAGTCCGAAGTCAACGAGATCGTGGGATGGAAAGGAGCGGAGAGGaggcggtgaaaaacacgaCCTCGCTCGAGAAGGGCGAGTGGGTGAACGAAACAAACCAAGTGCTCCACCCGAATCTGGAAGGCGGGAAGGAAACCGTCTGTCGAAAAGGCAGGGACGAACGAAGCCTCTTAGTAGCGTTGCTACAGCTTCCGACGAATAGCGAgcttctcgagttctcccCATTCCTCGCGAGCTGTCTGGTCCAGAGTACTGTCAG AGTCGTTCTTTACTCCACTATGATGAAAGTCTCCGCATCGTGGGGAGTCAAAGCCCTAGCGGCTTACCAG GTTGCCTCGAGTGTTTACACAGTTCACGGTCTGCCGTGCGAAGCGTTAACGCAAGTCACCCAGTCCATTATCCGAAATGCAGAGTCTCTCGTGTCGGAAACCAGTTGGCCCACATCGGGGGAAGCGACGTCGGCAGGTGGTTCTCCAGAGCCTACgagggaaaacgaaggcCGCGACCGTTCCTGTTTCGTGTCTGAGAAAAGTCCAGCCACGCAGAGTATTCTTTGCGGTGGTGAGAGTCCAGTGTGCGGAATAAAACATACTCCGCAGGACTTGATCGCGCGTCGAGCTTCAGTCATGCGTCACGTCCATCGCCGGTTACTTCGCACGGCGGGATGGATGGGACTCGGTGCCGCAGTGTCGGCTGCGTGCGTCGGCTTCTCGT TCTGCCTTCGTTTGCAATCGTCGAGCCGAGGTTTGGCGGCGACTTTGCTGGGGCTCTGCCTCGCCAGCACGCCAGCGCTGGCGCTTGTGCCTGTCACTGCGGCTCTCGAGGGTCTTCTGCTTCACGCGAAGCGCCTGCGGACTATCGCCTGTGCGTACTTAGTTTCTCTGCCCCTaccgctgctgctgctcctgcATTCACATGTCTCGAATAGCGGCGAAGATTCTCACGCTCCCTCGGCTGCCGACAAGCTTCCAGGCATACCAGGAGAAAGTGACGCCGGCGACGCTTACAACGATACCCCAGTCTACGGTGTGGCTATCGTCTGGCTCTTGCCACTTGTGTATAACTTAGGAAGAGCCGGAGTGTACGGCCTCGCGTGGTGCCGCGCGCGATACGAAGCTGAAGTGGCCGAAAAGGACTGTCTGGCTGTCCAACACAGTAAAGGAGATGCCTTGTGTTAG